In Salvelinus sp. IW2-2015 linkage group LG23, ASM291031v2, whole genome shotgun sequence, a genomic segment contains:
- the LOC111950461 gene encoding RNA-binding protein Nova-1-like isoform X2, protein MEEGEYFLKVLIPSYAAGSIIGKGGQTIVQLQKETGATIKLSKSKDFYPGTTERVCLIQGTVEALNGVHSFIAEKVREMPQSAQKTEPVSILQPQTTVNPDRVKQAKLIVPNSTAGLIIGKGGATVKAVMEQSGAWVQLSQKPEGINLQERVVTISGEPEQNRKAVEIIVQKIQEDPQSSSCLNISYSNISGPVANSNPTGSPYANSAEVLPNAAAAAATASSLLGQAGLAGMGGFPGTMSSFSGNDLLAITSALNTLASYGYNTNTLGLGLNPAAASGVLAAVAASANPAAAAAANLLASYASDASGSGHPAVGLGGFSLGSLAAAAGASNGYLNASSPLMASSLLAAEKLGEGAKDVVEIAVPENLVGAILGKGGKTLVEYQELTGARIQISKKGEFIPGTRNRKVTITGSPAATQAAQYLISQRITYEQGVRATNPQKVG, encoded by the exons AGGAGGGTGAGTACTTCCTGAAGGTGCTGATCCCCAGCTATGCGGCCGGCTCTATAATTGGCAAGGGTGGCCAGACCATCGTACAGCTGCAGAAAGAGACGGGCGCCACCATCAAGCTGTCCAAATCCAAAGACTTCTACCCAG GAACCACAGAGCGGGTGTGTCTGATACAGGGTACGGTCGAGGCGCTAAATGGCGTCCACAGCTTCATCGCGGAGAAAGTCCGCGAGATGCCCCAGAGCGCCCAGAAAACAGAGCCAGTCAGCATACTGCAACCACAGACCACTGTCAACCCCGATCGCGTCAAACAG GCTAAGTTAATAGTGCCCAACAGCACGGCTGGTCTGATCATCGGTAAGGGCGGGGCCACAGTCAAGGCGGTGATGGAGCAGTCGGGTGCCTGGGTCCAGCTGTCCCAGAAGCCCGAAGGCATCAACCTGCAGGAGCGCGTGGTCACGATCAGCGGGGAGCCCGAGCAGAACCGCAAAGCCGTGGAGATCATTGTCCAGAAGATCCAGGAGGACCCTCAGAGCAGCAGCTGCCTCAACATCAGCTACTCCAACATTTCGGGCCCCGTGGCCAACTCCAACCCCACCGGTTCCCCCTACGCCAACTCGGCTGAGGTCCTTCCCAACGCCGCTGCGGCTGCCGCCACTGCCTCCAGCCTTCTAGGCCAGGCCGGCCTGGCAGGAATGGGCGGCTTCCCGGGAACCATGTCCAGCTTCTCTGGCAATGACCTGCTGGCCATCACCTCGGCCCTCAACACACTGGCCAGCTATGGCTACAACACCAACACCCTGGGACTGGGCCTCAACCCCGCCGCTGCCTCCGGGGTCCTGGCCGCTGTGGCTGCTAGTGCTAACCCAGCTGCTGCTGCCGCCGCTAACCTCCTGGCCTCCTATGCCAGCGATGCCTCCGGCTCCGGCCATCCTGCTGTTGGCCTGGGGGGCTTCTCCCTGGGCTCGCTGGCCGCCGCCGCGGGGGCCTCCAACGGCTACCTGAATGCCTCGTCCCCACTGATGGCTTCCTCCCTGCTGGCCGCAGAGAAGCTGGGAGAAGGGGCCAAGGACGTGGTGGAGATTGCTGTGCCCGAGAATCTGGTGGGCGCCATCCTGGGGAAAGGCGGGAAAACGCTGGTTGAGTACCAGGAGCTGACGGGCGCTCGCATCCAGATCTCCAAAAAGGGAGAGTTCATACCCGGCACGCGGAACCGTAAAGTTACCATAACAGGGTCACCCGCGGCAACGCAAGCCGCCCAGTATCTGATCAGCCAGAGGATCACGTATGAGCAGGGTGTGCGTGCCACCAACCCACAGAAGGTGGGCTAA